The following coding sequences lie in one Heliangelus exortis chromosome 6, bHelExo1.hap1, whole genome shotgun sequence genomic window:
- the MARCHF7 gene encoding E3 ubiquitin-protein ligase MARCHF7 isoform X5 produces the protein MESKPSRIPRRISVQASSSALGSRTLTGNSLTSAYGARESSRTLESGYEESSVLNSSSRDWGIGERDTHETPWKLSASSPTRYSGTLDHPHSGRFLGSRNRLSTSSSSHFTSGCYGESERIQGAYSRLHSQQRDSDSKRPKLSCTSASSVRSNSLTPFSDSSWRYSRIPRSSSVMLGSLGTELMRERRELERRTDLSVNNLVDHSYRNSDFSSSAHLQDRPASSYAEGARPKENSLSTLRLNASVNRQLPSDHQPTFFSRDSNMSSSRCSYPSRQRRNELESPQRSVQPACSLIRDETPSSSSSERVFSSQRSLNEPAADSEGRRTTRQLLSRLASSMSSTFFSRRSSQDSLHTRTLGSEESIVVPRVQASLSSGNGAATPAVPGLQTSEASQGFSFLRRRWGLSGVSHNHNSESDGENYRPDSESRSTGSWLSSSLRNRCTPLFSRRRREGRDESARISTSDTTARSQHVFRRRESATASPSDSAHSRRSSGILPGSLFRFAVPPTLGSSMSDNLMITVDIIPSGWSQSDGQESGKSRIPPSRDPERLQKIKESLLLEDSEDEEGDLCRICQMSSASSDNLLIEPCKCTGSLQYVHQECMKKWLQSKINSGSSLEAVTTCELCKEKLNLNLEDFDIHELYRAHANEQADYEFISSGLYLVVLLHLCEQRFSDMLGTASEASTRVRQLLRMILKTDAAEELSCCKKQVELLQKC, from the exons ATGGAATCAAAACCATCAAGGATTCCTCGAAGAATATCTGTTCAGGCCTCCAGCTCTGCACTAGGATCTAGAACATTGACTGGAAACAGTTTAACCAGTGCATATGGAGCAAGAGAATCTTCACGGACATTAGAATCTGGATACGAG GAATCCAGTGTGTTGAATAGTTCCAGTAGAGACTGGGGAATTGGAGAACGAGACACTCATGAAACTCCTTGGAAGCTTTCAGCGTCCTCTCCAACTCGCTACTCAGGGACACTTGATCATCCACATTCTGGAAGATTTTTGGGAAGCAGAAACAGATTG tctACGTCGTCGTCTTCTCATTTTACATCTGGGTGTTATGGTGAGTCTGAGAGAATTCAGGGAGCATATTCAAGACTGCATAGCCAGCAGCGAGACAGTGACTCCAAGAGACCTAAGCTGTCCTGTacctctgcctcctctgtgaGAAGTAACAGCTTGACTCCCTTTTCAG aCTCTTCTTGGAGGTACAGTAGGATTCCTAGATCTTCATCAGTGATGCTTGGCTCCCTTGGAACTGAGCTGATGAGAGAGCGAAGAGAGTTAGAAAGAAGAACAGATCTGTCTGTTAATAACCTGGTGGATCACAGCTACAGAAATAGTGACTTTTCATCTTCAGCAC ATCTTCAAGACAGGCCTGCCTCTTCGTATGCAGAGGGAGCAAGACCAAAAGAGAACTCACTAAGCACTTTGAGGCTGAATGCATCTGTGAACCGCCAGTTGCCTTCTGACCATCAGCCAACTTTTTTCAGCAGAGACTCTAACATGAGCTCTTCGAGATGCAGCTATCCTTCAAGACAAAGGAGAAATGAATTGGAATCTCCCCAGAGGAGTGTGCAGCCAGCATGTTCTCTTATTAGGGATGAAACTCCTTCCTCTAGTAGTTCTGAAAgagttttttcttctcaaaggtCACTGAATGAGCCTGCAGCTGACAGTGAGGGGAGGCGTACAACTAGACAGCTGCTGTCTCGCTTAGCCTCTAGTATGTCTTCTACGTTTTTCTCTCGAAGATCTAGCCAAGACTCATTGCATACAAGAACATTAGGCTCTGAAGAGTCAATAGTGGTCCCAAGAGTTCAAGCTTCTCTGTCGAGCGGTAATGGAGCTGCAACTCCAGCAGTTCCAGGACTTCAGACATCTGAAGCTTCTCAGGGATTTAGTTTTCTTAGAAGAAGATGGGGTTTATCAGGAGTTTCACACAATCATAACTCTGAATCAGATGGAGAAAATTACAGACCAGACTCTGAAAGTAGGAGCACAGGATCCTGGTTATCATCATCTTTGAGGAACAGATGCACACCACTATTTTccagaagaagaagagaaggaagagatgaaTCTGCAAGGATCTCTACCTCTGATACAACTGCTAGATCACAACATGTCTTCAGAAGAAGAGAGTCAG CTACTGCCTCCCCATCAGATTCAGCCCACAGTAGGAGAAGTTCTGGAATTCTGCCTGGTTCTCTCTTTCGCTTTGCAGTGCCTCCAACATTAGGAAGCAGTATGTCTGACAATCTTATGATAACTGTAGATATTATTCCCTCTGGCTGGAGTCAATCTGATGGACAAGAAAGTGGCAAGTCTAGAATACCACCTTCAAGAGATCCAGAAAGactgcagaaaattaaagagag CCTGCTTTTAGAAGATTCCGAAGATGAAGAGGGTGACTTATGCAGAATCTGTCAGATGTCCTCTGCAAGTTCAGACAACCTTTTAATAGAGCCGTGCAAATGCACTGGAAGTCTGCAGTATGTTCACCAGGAGTGCATGAAAAAATGGTTGCAGTCCAAGATTAATTCAG GTTCTTCTTTGGAAGCAGTAACAACTTGTGAACTGTGCAAGGAGAAGTTGAATCTGAATCTGGAAGACTTTGACATTCATGAACTGTATAGGGCACATGCAAATGAACAA GCAGACTATGAATTTATCAGCTCTGGTCTCTACCTTGTAGTGTTGTTACACTTATGTGAGCAGCGCTTTTCTGATATGTTGGGAACTGCAAGTGAGGCCAGCACACGTGTCAGA cagcttctgaggATGATTCTGAAGACTGATGCTGCTGAAGAACTTTCATGCTGCAAGAAGCAAGTGGAAttgctgcagaaatgctga
- the MARCHF7 gene encoding E3 ubiquitin-protein ligase MARCHF7 isoform X2, with product MESKPSRIPRRISVQASSSALGSRTLTGNSLTSAYGARESSRTLESGYEESSVLNSSSRDWGIGERDTHETPWKLSASSPTRYSGTLDHPHSGRFLGSRNRLSTSSSSHFTSGCYGESERIQGAYSRLHSQQRDSDSKRPKLSCTSASSVRSNSLTPFSDSSWRYSRIPRSSSVMLGSLGTELMRERRELERRTDLSVNNLVDHSYRNSDFSSSAHLQDRPASSYAEGARPKENSLSTLRLNASVNRQLPSDHQPTFFSRDSNMSSSRCSYPSRQRRNELESPQRSVQPACSLIRDETPSSSSSERVFSSQRSLNEPAADSEGRRTTRQLLSRLASSMSSTFFSRRSSQDSLHTRTLGSEESIVVPRVQASLSSGNGAATPAVPGLQTSEASQGFSFLRRRWGLSGVSHNHNSESDGENYRPDSESRSTGSWLSSSLRNRCTPLFSRRRREGRDESARISTSDTTARSQHVFRRRESGEETSLEASDSPCRASVSRPPTSAVSGIPTATASPSDSAHSRRSSGILPGSLFRFAVPPTLGSSMSDNLMITVDIIPSGWSQSDGQESGKSRIPPSRDPERLQKIKESLLLEDSEDEEGDLCRICQMSSASSDNLLIEPCKCTGSLQYVHQECMKKWLQSKINSGSSLEAVTTCELCKEKLNLNLEDFDIHELYRAHANEQADYEFISSGLYLVVLLHLCEQRFSDMLGTASEASTRVRLLRMILKTDAAEELSCCKKQVELLQKC from the exons ATGGAATCAAAACCATCAAGGATTCCTCGAAGAATATCTGTTCAGGCCTCCAGCTCTGCACTAGGATCTAGAACATTGACTGGAAACAGTTTAACCAGTGCATATGGAGCAAGAGAATCTTCACGGACATTAGAATCTGGATACGAG GAATCCAGTGTGTTGAATAGTTCCAGTAGAGACTGGGGAATTGGAGAACGAGACACTCATGAAACTCCTTGGAAGCTTTCAGCGTCCTCTCCAACTCGCTACTCAGGGACACTTGATCATCCACATTCTGGAAGATTTTTGGGAAGCAGAAACAGATTG tctACGTCGTCGTCTTCTCATTTTACATCTGGGTGTTATGGTGAGTCTGAGAGAATTCAGGGAGCATATTCAAGACTGCATAGCCAGCAGCGAGACAGTGACTCCAAGAGACCTAAGCTGTCCTGTacctctgcctcctctgtgaGAAGTAACAGCTTGACTCCCTTTTCAG aCTCTTCTTGGAGGTACAGTAGGATTCCTAGATCTTCATCAGTGATGCTTGGCTCCCTTGGAACTGAGCTGATGAGAGAGCGAAGAGAGTTAGAAAGAAGAACAGATCTGTCTGTTAATAACCTGGTGGATCACAGCTACAGAAATAGTGACTTTTCATCTTCAGCAC ATCTTCAAGACAGGCCTGCCTCTTCGTATGCAGAGGGAGCAAGACCAAAAGAGAACTCACTAAGCACTTTGAGGCTGAATGCATCTGTGAACCGCCAGTTGCCTTCTGACCATCAGCCAACTTTTTTCAGCAGAGACTCTAACATGAGCTCTTCGAGATGCAGCTATCCTTCAAGACAAAGGAGAAATGAATTGGAATCTCCCCAGAGGAGTGTGCAGCCAGCATGTTCTCTTATTAGGGATGAAACTCCTTCCTCTAGTAGTTCTGAAAgagttttttcttctcaaaggtCACTGAATGAGCCTGCAGCTGACAGTGAGGGGAGGCGTACAACTAGACAGCTGCTGTCTCGCTTAGCCTCTAGTATGTCTTCTACGTTTTTCTCTCGAAGATCTAGCCAAGACTCATTGCATACAAGAACATTAGGCTCTGAAGAGTCAATAGTGGTCCCAAGAGTTCAAGCTTCTCTGTCGAGCGGTAATGGAGCTGCAACTCCAGCAGTTCCAGGACTTCAGACATCTGAAGCTTCTCAGGGATTTAGTTTTCTTAGAAGAAGATGGGGTTTATCAGGAGTTTCACACAATCATAACTCTGAATCAGATGGAGAAAATTACAGACCAGACTCTGAAAGTAGGAGCACAGGATCCTGGTTATCATCATCTTTGAGGAACAGATGCACACCACTATTTTccagaagaagaagagaaggaagagatgaaTCTGCAAGGATCTCTACCTCTGATACAACTGCTAGATCACAACATGTCTTCAGAAGAAGAGAGTCAGGTGAGGAGACATCTCTTGAAGCATCAGATAGCCCTTGTCGGGCTTCTGTTAGCAGACCACCAACATCTGCAGTATCTGGTATTCCTACAGCTACTGCCTCCCCATCAGATTCAGCCCACAGTAGGAGAAGTTCTGGAATTCTGCCTGGTTCTCTCTTTCGCTTTGCAGTGCCTCCAACATTAGGAAGCAGTATGTCTGACAATCTTATGATAACTGTAGATATTATTCCCTCTGGCTGGAGTCAATCTGATGGACAAGAAAGTGGCAAGTCTAGAATACCACCTTCAAGAGATCCAGAAAGactgcagaaaattaaagagag CCTGCTTTTAGAAGATTCCGAAGATGAAGAGGGTGACTTATGCAGAATCTGTCAGATGTCCTCTGCAAGTTCAGACAACCTTTTAATAGAGCCGTGCAAATGCACTGGAAGTCTGCAGTATGTTCACCAGGAGTGCATGAAAAAATGGTTGCAGTCCAAGATTAATTCAG GTTCTTCTTTGGAAGCAGTAACAACTTGTGAACTGTGCAAGGAGAAGTTGAATCTGAATCTGGAAGACTTTGACATTCATGAACTGTATAGGGCACATGCAAATGAACAA GCAGACTATGAATTTATCAGCTCTGGTCTCTACCTTGTAGTGTTGTTACACTTATGTGAGCAGCGCTTTTCTGATATGTTGGGAACTGCAAGTGAGGCCAGCACACGTGTCAGA cttctgaggATGATTCTGAAGACTGATGCTGCTGAAGAACTTTCATGCTGCAAGAAGCAAGTGGAAttgctgcagaaatgctga
- the MARCHF7 gene encoding E3 ubiquitin-protein ligase MARCHF7 isoform X1: protein MESKPSRIPRRISVQASSSALGSRTLTGNSLTSAYGARESSRTLESGYEESSVLNSSSRDWGIGERDTHETPWKLSASSPTRYSGTLDHPHSGRFLGSRNRLSTSSSSHFTSGCYGESERIQGAYSRLHSQQRDSDSKRPKLSCTSASSVRSNSLTPFSDSSWRYSRIPRSSSVMLGSLGTELMRERRELERRTDLSVNNLVDHSYRNSDFSSSAHLQDRPASSYAEGARPKENSLSTLRLNASVNRQLPSDHQPTFFSRDSNMSSSRCSYPSRQRRNELESPQRSVQPACSLIRDETPSSSSSERVFSSQRSLNEPAADSEGRRTTRQLLSRLASSMSSTFFSRRSSQDSLHTRTLGSEESIVVPRVQASLSSGNGAATPAVPGLQTSEASQGFSFLRRRWGLSGVSHNHNSESDGENYRPDSESRSTGSWLSSSLRNRCTPLFSRRRREGRDESARISTSDTTARSQHVFRRRESGEETSLEASDSPCRASVSRPPTSAVSGIPTATASPSDSAHSRRSSGILPGSLFRFAVPPTLGSSMSDNLMITVDIIPSGWSQSDGQESGKSRIPPSRDPERLQKIKESLLLEDSEDEEGDLCRICQMSSASSDNLLIEPCKCTGSLQYVHQECMKKWLQSKINSGSSLEAVTTCELCKEKLNLNLEDFDIHELYRAHANEQADYEFISSGLYLVVLLHLCEQRFSDMLGTASEASTRVRQLLRMILKTDAAEELSCCKKQVELLQKC from the exons ATGGAATCAAAACCATCAAGGATTCCTCGAAGAATATCTGTTCAGGCCTCCAGCTCTGCACTAGGATCTAGAACATTGACTGGAAACAGTTTAACCAGTGCATATGGAGCAAGAGAATCTTCACGGACATTAGAATCTGGATACGAG GAATCCAGTGTGTTGAATAGTTCCAGTAGAGACTGGGGAATTGGAGAACGAGACACTCATGAAACTCCTTGGAAGCTTTCAGCGTCCTCTCCAACTCGCTACTCAGGGACACTTGATCATCCACATTCTGGAAGATTTTTGGGAAGCAGAAACAGATTG tctACGTCGTCGTCTTCTCATTTTACATCTGGGTGTTATGGTGAGTCTGAGAGAATTCAGGGAGCATATTCAAGACTGCATAGCCAGCAGCGAGACAGTGACTCCAAGAGACCTAAGCTGTCCTGTacctctgcctcctctgtgaGAAGTAACAGCTTGACTCCCTTTTCAG aCTCTTCTTGGAGGTACAGTAGGATTCCTAGATCTTCATCAGTGATGCTTGGCTCCCTTGGAACTGAGCTGATGAGAGAGCGAAGAGAGTTAGAAAGAAGAACAGATCTGTCTGTTAATAACCTGGTGGATCACAGCTACAGAAATAGTGACTTTTCATCTTCAGCAC ATCTTCAAGACAGGCCTGCCTCTTCGTATGCAGAGGGAGCAAGACCAAAAGAGAACTCACTAAGCACTTTGAGGCTGAATGCATCTGTGAACCGCCAGTTGCCTTCTGACCATCAGCCAACTTTTTTCAGCAGAGACTCTAACATGAGCTCTTCGAGATGCAGCTATCCTTCAAGACAAAGGAGAAATGAATTGGAATCTCCCCAGAGGAGTGTGCAGCCAGCATGTTCTCTTATTAGGGATGAAACTCCTTCCTCTAGTAGTTCTGAAAgagttttttcttctcaaaggtCACTGAATGAGCCTGCAGCTGACAGTGAGGGGAGGCGTACAACTAGACAGCTGCTGTCTCGCTTAGCCTCTAGTATGTCTTCTACGTTTTTCTCTCGAAGATCTAGCCAAGACTCATTGCATACAAGAACATTAGGCTCTGAAGAGTCAATAGTGGTCCCAAGAGTTCAAGCTTCTCTGTCGAGCGGTAATGGAGCTGCAACTCCAGCAGTTCCAGGACTTCAGACATCTGAAGCTTCTCAGGGATTTAGTTTTCTTAGAAGAAGATGGGGTTTATCAGGAGTTTCACACAATCATAACTCTGAATCAGATGGAGAAAATTACAGACCAGACTCTGAAAGTAGGAGCACAGGATCCTGGTTATCATCATCTTTGAGGAACAGATGCACACCACTATTTTccagaagaagaagagaaggaagagatgaaTCTGCAAGGATCTCTACCTCTGATACAACTGCTAGATCACAACATGTCTTCAGAAGAAGAGAGTCAGGTGAGGAGACATCTCTTGAAGCATCAGATAGCCCTTGTCGGGCTTCTGTTAGCAGACCACCAACATCTGCAGTATCTGGTATTCCTACAGCTACTGCCTCCCCATCAGATTCAGCCCACAGTAGGAGAAGTTCTGGAATTCTGCCTGGTTCTCTCTTTCGCTTTGCAGTGCCTCCAACATTAGGAAGCAGTATGTCTGACAATCTTATGATAACTGTAGATATTATTCCCTCTGGCTGGAGTCAATCTGATGGACAAGAAAGTGGCAAGTCTAGAATACCACCTTCAAGAGATCCAGAAAGactgcagaaaattaaagagag CCTGCTTTTAGAAGATTCCGAAGATGAAGAGGGTGACTTATGCAGAATCTGTCAGATGTCCTCTGCAAGTTCAGACAACCTTTTAATAGAGCCGTGCAAATGCACTGGAAGTCTGCAGTATGTTCACCAGGAGTGCATGAAAAAATGGTTGCAGTCCAAGATTAATTCAG GTTCTTCTTTGGAAGCAGTAACAACTTGTGAACTGTGCAAGGAGAAGTTGAATCTGAATCTGGAAGACTTTGACATTCATGAACTGTATAGGGCACATGCAAATGAACAA GCAGACTATGAATTTATCAGCTCTGGTCTCTACCTTGTAGTGTTGTTACACTTATGTGAGCAGCGCTTTTCTGATATGTTGGGAACTGCAAGTGAGGCCAGCACACGTGTCAGA cagcttctgaggATGATTCTGAAGACTGATGCTGCTGAAGAACTTTCATGCTGCAAGAAGCAAGTGGAAttgctgcagaaatgctga
- the MARCHF7 gene encoding E3 ubiquitin-protein ligase MARCHF7 isoform X7, whose amino-acid sequence MESKPSRIPRRISVQASSSALGSRTLTGNSLTSAYGARESSRTLESGYEESSVLNSSSRDWGIGERDTHETPWKLSASSPTRYSGTLDHPHSGRFLGSRNRLSTSSSSHFTSGCYGESERIQGAYSRLHSQQRDSDSKRPKLSCTSASSVRSNSLTPFSDSSWRYSRIPRSSSVMLGSLGTELMRERRELERRTDLSVNNLVDHSYRNSDFSSSAHLQDRPASSYAEGARPKENSLSTLRLNASVNRQLPSDHQPTFFSRDSNMSSSRCSYPSRQRRNELESPQRSVQPACSLIRDETPSSSSSERVFSSQRSLNEPAADSEGRRTTRQLLSRLASSMSSTFFSRRSSQDSLHTRTLGSEESIVVPRVQASLSSGNGAATPAVPGLQTSEASQGFSFLRRRWGLSGVSHNHNSESDGENYRPDSESRSTGSWLSSSLRNRCTPLFSRRRREGRDESARISTSDTTARSQHVFRRRESVPPTLGSSMSDNLMITVDIIPSGWSQSDGQESGKSRIPPSRDPERLQKIKESLLLEDSEDEEGDLCRICQMSSASSDNLLIEPCKCTGSLQYVHQECMKKWLQSKINSGSSLEAVTTCELCKEKLNLNLEDFDIHELYRAHANEQADYEFISSGLYLVVLLHLCEQRFSDMLGTASEASTRVRQLLRMILKTDAAEELSCCKKQVELLQKC is encoded by the exons ATGGAATCAAAACCATCAAGGATTCCTCGAAGAATATCTGTTCAGGCCTCCAGCTCTGCACTAGGATCTAGAACATTGACTGGAAACAGTTTAACCAGTGCATATGGAGCAAGAGAATCTTCACGGACATTAGAATCTGGATACGAG GAATCCAGTGTGTTGAATAGTTCCAGTAGAGACTGGGGAATTGGAGAACGAGACACTCATGAAACTCCTTGGAAGCTTTCAGCGTCCTCTCCAACTCGCTACTCAGGGACACTTGATCATCCACATTCTGGAAGATTTTTGGGAAGCAGAAACAGATTG tctACGTCGTCGTCTTCTCATTTTACATCTGGGTGTTATGGTGAGTCTGAGAGAATTCAGGGAGCATATTCAAGACTGCATAGCCAGCAGCGAGACAGTGACTCCAAGAGACCTAAGCTGTCCTGTacctctgcctcctctgtgaGAAGTAACAGCTTGACTCCCTTTTCAG aCTCTTCTTGGAGGTACAGTAGGATTCCTAGATCTTCATCAGTGATGCTTGGCTCCCTTGGAACTGAGCTGATGAGAGAGCGAAGAGAGTTAGAAAGAAGAACAGATCTGTCTGTTAATAACCTGGTGGATCACAGCTACAGAAATAGTGACTTTTCATCTTCAGCAC ATCTTCAAGACAGGCCTGCCTCTTCGTATGCAGAGGGAGCAAGACCAAAAGAGAACTCACTAAGCACTTTGAGGCTGAATGCATCTGTGAACCGCCAGTTGCCTTCTGACCATCAGCCAACTTTTTTCAGCAGAGACTCTAACATGAGCTCTTCGAGATGCAGCTATCCTTCAAGACAAAGGAGAAATGAATTGGAATCTCCCCAGAGGAGTGTGCAGCCAGCATGTTCTCTTATTAGGGATGAAACTCCTTCCTCTAGTAGTTCTGAAAgagttttttcttctcaaaggtCACTGAATGAGCCTGCAGCTGACAGTGAGGGGAGGCGTACAACTAGACAGCTGCTGTCTCGCTTAGCCTCTAGTATGTCTTCTACGTTTTTCTCTCGAAGATCTAGCCAAGACTCATTGCATACAAGAACATTAGGCTCTGAAGAGTCAATAGTGGTCCCAAGAGTTCAAGCTTCTCTGTCGAGCGGTAATGGAGCTGCAACTCCAGCAGTTCCAGGACTTCAGACATCTGAAGCTTCTCAGGGATTTAGTTTTCTTAGAAGAAGATGGGGTTTATCAGGAGTTTCACACAATCATAACTCTGAATCAGATGGAGAAAATTACAGACCAGACTCTGAAAGTAGGAGCACAGGATCCTGGTTATCATCATCTTTGAGGAACAGATGCACACCACTATTTTccagaagaagaagagaaggaagagatgaaTCTGCAAGGATCTCTACCTCTGATACAACTGCTAGATCACAACATGTCTTCAGAAGAAGAGAGTCAG TGCCTCCAACATTAGGAAGCAGTATGTCTGACAATCTTATGATAACTGTAGATATTATTCCCTCTGGCTGGAGTCAATCTGATGGACAAGAAAGTGGCAAGTCTAGAATACCACCTTCAAGAGATCCAGAAAGactgcagaaaattaaagagag CCTGCTTTTAGAAGATTCCGAAGATGAAGAGGGTGACTTATGCAGAATCTGTCAGATGTCCTCTGCAAGTTCAGACAACCTTTTAATAGAGCCGTGCAAATGCACTGGAAGTCTGCAGTATGTTCACCAGGAGTGCATGAAAAAATGGTTGCAGTCCAAGATTAATTCAG GTTCTTCTTTGGAAGCAGTAACAACTTGTGAACTGTGCAAGGAGAAGTTGAATCTGAATCTGGAAGACTTTGACATTCATGAACTGTATAGGGCACATGCAAATGAACAA GCAGACTATGAATTTATCAGCTCTGGTCTCTACCTTGTAGTGTTGTTACACTTATGTGAGCAGCGCTTTTCTGATATGTTGGGAACTGCAAGTGAGGCCAGCACACGTGTCAGA cagcttctgaggATGATTCTGAAGACTGATGCTGCTGAAGAACTTTCATGCTGCAAGAAGCAAGTGGAAttgctgcagaaatgctga
- the MARCHF7 gene encoding E3 ubiquitin-protein ligase MARCHF7 isoform X9 — MLGSLGTELMRERRELERRTDLSVNNLVDHSYRNSDFSSSAHLQDRPASSYAEGARPKENSLSTLRLNASVNRQLPSDHQPTFFSRDSNMSSSRCSYPSRQRRNELESPQRSVQPACSLIRDETPSSSSSERVFSSQRSLNEPAADSEGRRTTRQLLSRLASSMSSTFFSRRSSQDSLHTRTLGSEESIVVPRVQASLSSGNGAATPAVPGLQTSEASQGFSFLRRRWGLSGVSHNHNSESDGENYRPDSESRSTGSWLSSSLRNRCTPLFSRRRREGRDESARISTSDTTARSQHVFRRRESGEETSLEASDSPCRASVSRPPTSAVSGIPTATASPSDSAHSRRSSGILPGSLFRFAVPPTLGSSMSDNLMITVDIIPSGWSQSDGQESGKSRIPPSRDPERLQKIKESLLLEDSEDEEGDLCRICQMSSASSDNLLIEPCKCTGSLQYVHQECMKKWLQSKINSGSSLEAVTTCELCKEKLNLNLEDFDIHELYRAHANEQADYEFISSGLYLVVLLHLCEQRFSDMLGTASEASTRVRQLLRMILKTDAAEELSCCKKQVELLQKC; from the exons ATGCTTGGCTCCCTTGGAACTGAGCTGATGAGAGAGCGAAGAGAGTTAGAAAGAAGAACAGATCTGTCTGTTAATAACCTGGTGGATCACAGCTACAGAAATAGTGACTTTTCATCTTCAGCAC ATCTTCAAGACAGGCCTGCCTCTTCGTATGCAGAGGGAGCAAGACCAAAAGAGAACTCACTAAGCACTTTGAGGCTGAATGCATCTGTGAACCGCCAGTTGCCTTCTGACCATCAGCCAACTTTTTTCAGCAGAGACTCTAACATGAGCTCTTCGAGATGCAGCTATCCTTCAAGACAAAGGAGAAATGAATTGGAATCTCCCCAGAGGAGTGTGCAGCCAGCATGTTCTCTTATTAGGGATGAAACTCCTTCCTCTAGTAGTTCTGAAAgagttttttcttctcaaaggtCACTGAATGAGCCTGCAGCTGACAGTGAGGGGAGGCGTACAACTAGACAGCTGCTGTCTCGCTTAGCCTCTAGTATGTCTTCTACGTTTTTCTCTCGAAGATCTAGCCAAGACTCATTGCATACAAGAACATTAGGCTCTGAAGAGTCAATAGTGGTCCCAAGAGTTCAAGCTTCTCTGTCGAGCGGTAATGGAGCTGCAACTCCAGCAGTTCCAGGACTTCAGACATCTGAAGCTTCTCAGGGATTTAGTTTTCTTAGAAGAAGATGGGGTTTATCAGGAGTTTCACACAATCATAACTCTGAATCAGATGGAGAAAATTACAGACCAGACTCTGAAAGTAGGAGCACAGGATCCTGGTTATCATCATCTTTGAGGAACAGATGCACACCACTATTTTccagaagaagaagagaaggaagagatgaaTCTGCAAGGATCTCTACCTCTGATACAACTGCTAGATCACAACATGTCTTCAGAAGAAGAGAGTCAGGTGAGGAGACATCTCTTGAAGCATCAGATAGCCCTTGTCGGGCTTCTGTTAGCAGACCACCAACATCTGCAGTATCTGGTATTCCTACAGCTACTGCCTCCCCATCAGATTCAGCCCACAGTAGGAGAAGTTCTGGAATTCTGCCTGGTTCTCTCTTTCGCTTTGCAGTGCCTCCAACATTAGGAAGCAGTATGTCTGACAATCTTATGATAACTGTAGATATTATTCCCTCTGGCTGGAGTCAATCTGATGGACAAGAAAGTGGCAAGTCTAGAATACCACCTTCAAGAGATCCAGAAAGactgcagaaaattaaagagag CCTGCTTTTAGAAGATTCCGAAGATGAAGAGGGTGACTTATGCAGAATCTGTCAGATGTCCTCTGCAAGTTCAGACAACCTTTTAATAGAGCCGTGCAAATGCACTGGAAGTCTGCAGTATGTTCACCAGGAGTGCATGAAAAAATGGTTGCAGTCCAAGATTAATTCAG GTTCTTCTTTGGAAGCAGTAACAACTTGTGAACTGTGCAAGGAGAAGTTGAATCTGAATCTGGAAGACTTTGACATTCATGAACTGTATAGGGCACATGCAAATGAACAA GCAGACTATGAATTTATCAGCTCTGGTCTCTACCTTGTAGTGTTGTTACACTTATGTGAGCAGCGCTTTTCTGATATGTTGGGAACTGCAAGTGAGGCCAGCACACGTGTCAGA cagcttctgaggATGATTCTGAAGACTGATGCTGCTGAAGAACTTTCATGCTGCAAGAAGCAAGTGGAAttgctgcagaaatgctga